In Vibrio sp. 10N, the following proteins share a genomic window:
- a CDS encoding Na+/H+ antiporter subunit C: protein MEMLWSVVVGVFVASGIYLMLERHLLRVLFGLTLLSSAVNLAIFNAGRLTPGNPPLIDADSVLPHMDAANPLPQALILTAIVIGFGLLVFALVLFYRAYEETQSADIDEMKYSEEQV, encoded by the coding sequence ATGGAAATGTTGTGGAGTGTTGTTGTGGGTGTGTTTGTCGCATCTGGAATTTATTTGATGCTGGAAAGACACTTGCTCAGAGTCCTATTTGGCCTGACTTTGCTGAGTAGCGCAGTCAATCTTGCCATCTTTAATGCAGGTCGATTAACACCAGGCAATCCGCCGCTCATTGATGCTGATTCTGTCTTGCCTCATATGGATGCCGCGAACCCGTTACCTCAAGCGCTAATCTTAACGGCTATCGTGATTGGCTTTGGACTTTTAGTGTTTGCTTTAGTGTTGTTCTACCGCGCTTATGAAGAAACGCAGTCAGCGGATATTGATGAAATGAAATACTCAGAGGAGCAGGTGTAA